One genomic segment of Paenibacillus durus includes these proteins:
- a CDS encoding universal stress protein, which yields MTVEQNNESIMVCVHYGPHGQRLIQRGSRLALLLRAPLTVLTVDSSRDYEYNADRERYFSAWEKLTKEVGGEFLIRKCLGRRTADVIAETARERGITQIVIGQSGRTLWEEITQGSFINDLIEQLGAIDLHIVAVQRYPDMLEETHEKGIPAFLVKQGEIYVLSEQEEGRETINGIFFRELHTDFNNGLFKTVTNGEPQYLRIVQGKWVKPH from the coding sequence ATGACTGTGGAACAGAACAATGAAAGTATCATGGTGTGTGTCCATTACGGACCGCACGGCCAGCGTTTAATTCAAAGAGGAAGCCGATTGGCCCTGCTGCTCAGAGCCCCTTTAACCGTACTTACGGTGGACTCATCCAGGGATTATGAGTACAACGCGGATAGGGAGCGGTATTTCTCGGCATGGGAGAAGCTGACCAAAGAGGTTGGCGGAGAATTTCTGATCCGTAAATGCCTTGGAAGAAGGACGGCGGATGTCATTGCGGAAACGGCCCGAGAGAGGGGAATCACACAAATCGTTATTGGACAGTCCGGCCGGACCCTGTGGGAGGAGATAACCCAAGGCAGCTTTATTAACGATTTGATTGAGCAGCTTGGTGCTATTGATCTTCATATTGTAGCCGTTCAGCGATATCCCGATATGTTGGAGGAAACCCATGAGAAGGGGATTCCGGCTTTTCTGGTGAAGCAGGGGGAGATCTATGTGCTTAGTGAACAGGAAGAGGGAAGAGAGACGATCAATGGGATATTTTTCCGGGAACTGCACACGGATTTTAATAATGGGCTGTTCAAAACGGTGACGAATGGCGAACCGCAGTACCTAAGAATTGTACAGGGTAAATGGGTAAAGCCGCATTAG